The following coding sequences are from one Planctomicrobium piriforme window:
- a CDS encoding efflux RND transporter periplasmic adaptor subunit: MTRLILIFVVLVVIASGAGYLLGRGAQPVAAPAAEHNENDGHDHAGHDHGDEHGHEHGSDPNQLVLSDQARQNLGLKVGPVTVGEFWRTIVVPGTIAEQPGHSERRITTAVNGIVTKVYVSPGQTVRPGDPLLDVQTTGELLANAQSSLLKTIQDLELIELELKRIEPLAEQGSIPGTRVLEKKYERQRLETQRLVQVQELLVRGLSADQIKSIMESRVLLRTFTIRVPISGGGEANLETQQAELDRVLPIVHEEIAPAADAHAGEDLAYSVEDLSVFPGKLIQPGDELCGLALHTSLRVIGMAFQKEAELINQVIQEQRPVTAIFESQSGTPLIRENLTIQYADNVVDPDSRLLRFYLPLKNEVIRDVRNAEGITFRAWRFKPGQRVQLRLPAEHWTDKIVLPIEAVVKEGAETYVFRENGKLFERVPVSVVYEDSRSAVLANDGSVFEGDFVAMNEAYQLNLALRKAQGGGVDLHAGHNH, from the coding sequence ATGACTCGCCTGATTTTGATCTTCGTTGTGCTGGTGGTCATTGCGAGCGGCGCTGGCTATCTGCTGGGCCGCGGCGCACAACCTGTTGCAGCGCCGGCCGCGGAACACAATGAGAATGACGGTCATGATCACGCCGGACACGATCACGGCGACGAACATGGTCACGAGCATGGCTCCGATCCCAATCAACTTGTGTTGAGCGATCAGGCCCGGCAGAACCTGGGACTGAAAGTGGGCCCGGTCACTGTCGGCGAATTCTGGCGGACGATCGTCGTGCCAGGCACCATTGCCGAACAGCCTGGCCATAGCGAACGCCGCATCACCACCGCCGTGAACGGCATTGTGACGAAGGTCTATGTGTCGCCTGGCCAGACGGTCCGTCCCGGCGACCCTTTGCTTGATGTTCAAACCACCGGTGAATTGCTCGCCAACGCCCAGTCGAGCCTGCTGAAGACAATTCAGGATCTCGAGCTGATCGAACTGGAACTCAAGCGAATCGAACCGCTGGCCGAGCAGGGGAGCATTCCCGGCACTCGGGTACTGGAAAAGAAATACGAACGCCAGCGGCTCGAAACCCAACGACTCGTCCAGGTGCAGGAACTCCTTGTCCGCGGGCTCTCGGCTGACCAGATTAAATCGATCATGGAATCTCGGGTGCTGCTCCGCACGTTCACGATTCGCGTCCCGATCAGTGGAGGAGGGGAGGCGAACCTCGAAACGCAACAGGCCGAACTCGACCGCGTACTCCCCATCGTTCACGAAGAAATCGCCCCTGCTGCCGATGCCCACGCCGGTGAAGATCTTGCCTACTCGGTCGAAGACCTCTCCGTTTTTCCCGGCAAACTGATTCAGCCGGGGGACGAACTGTGCGGGCTCGCACTGCATACCAGCCTGCGTGTCATCGGCATGGCGTTTCAGAAGGAAGCGGAACTGATCAATCAGGTGATTCAGGAACAGCGGCCCGTCACTGCGATCTTCGAATCGCAGTCCGGCACGCCCCTCATCCGCGAAAATCTCACCATTCAATACGCCGACAACGTCGTCGATCCCGACTCGCGGCTGCTGCGGTTTTATCTGCCGCTCAAGAACGAAGTCATTCGCGATGTGAGGAACGCCGAAGGCATCACGTTCCGCGCCTGGCGTTTCAAGCCTGGTCAACGAGTGCAGCTTCGTCTGCCTGCCGAACACTGGACCGACAAGATCGTGTTGCCGATCGAAGCGGTCGTCAAAGAGGGGGCAGAAACCTACGTCTTCCGTGAGAACGGAAAACTCTTCGAACGGGTGCCGGTCTCGGTCGTGTACGAAGACAGCCGCAGCGCCGTGCTGGCGAACGACGGCAGCGTGTTCGAGGGAGACTTCGTCGCAATGAACGAAGCCTATCAGCTCAATCTTGCATTGAGAAAAGCCCAAGGCGGTGGAGTCGACCTCCACGCCGGTCACAACCATTAA